Proteins found in one Salvelinus alpinus chromosome 11, SLU_Salpinus.1, whole genome shotgun sequence genomic segment:
- the LOC139534655 gene encoding C-C motif chemokine 3-like, whose translation MRSALILLLCVLGASLWSAALANNGNVPEECCFTYYSRKIPRKSIRDYEMTRSDCSKKGVILVTKKNFRFCANPDEPSIEKIMKSIDESQF comes from the exons ATGCGGTCTGCTCTGATCCTTCTTCTGTGTGTCCTGGGAGCATCCCTGTGGTCCGCCGCATTGGCCAACA ATGGAAATGTTCCTGAAGAATGCTGTTTCACGTATTACTCAAGAAAAATCCCCAGAAAATCTATCAGGGATTATGAAATGACAAGATCTGACTGCTCTAAGAAGGGAGTCAT ctTGGTCACAAAAAAGAACTTCCGCTTCTGTGCCAATCCAGATGAACCTTCGATTGAGAAGATCATGAAGTCCATCGATGAGAGTCAATTCTAG
- the LOC139533363 gene encoding TBC1 domain family member 14-like: MLIECSVVKISPVFRQGGPYYDVLHSILGAYTCYRPDVGYVQGMSFIAAVLILNLDTADAFIAFANLLNKPCQMAFFRVDHSLMLTYFAAFEVFFDENLPKLFAHFKENNLTPDIYLIDWIFTLYSKSLPLDLACRVWDVFCRDGDEFLFRVALGILRLYEDVLTRMDFIHNAQFLTRLPDHIPPDQLFSHIHAVHMTSKNRKWAQVLQALQKEQEWISPVLKR, from the exons atgctaattgagtgtagtGTAGTTAAAATATCACCTGTGTTTCGACAGGGAGGTCCGTACTACGACGTGCTGCACAGCATTCTAGGAGCGTACACCTGCTATAGGCCAGACGTGGGCTAc GTTCAGGGTATGTCGTTCATCGCGGCGGTGCTGATCCTCAACCTGGACACGGCAGACGCCTTCATAGCTTTCGCCAACCTCCTGAACAAGCCCTGTCAGATGGCCTTCTTCAGAGTGGACCACAGCCTT ATGTTGACCTACTTTGCGGCTTTTGAAGTTttctttgatgaaaacctcccTAAGCTGTTTGCACATTTCAAGGAAAATAACTTGACCCCCGATATTTATTTAATCGACTG GATCTTCACCCTGTACAGTAAGTCACTGCCGTTGGACCTGGCGTGTCGGGTGTGGGATGTGTTCTGTCGTGACGGAGATGAGTTCCTGTTCCGGGTGGCCCTGGGAATCCTGCGCCTGTACGAGGACGTGTTGACCCGCATGGACTTCATCCACAACGCCCAGTTCCTCACCCGCTTACCCGACCACATCCCCCCCGATCAGTTGTTCTCGCACATCCACGCTGTCCACATGACCAGCAAGAACAGGAAATGGGCACAG GTTCTTCAGGCCTTACAGAAGGAGCAGGAGTGGATCAGTCCAGTCCTAAAGCGCTGA
- the LOC139534657 gene encoding C-C motif chemokine 3-like, translating to MRSALILLLCVLGAALWSAALANHANVPEECCFTFNTRKIPREFIREYEMTRSDCPKRGVILVTKRSNRFCANPGDPWIEKIMKYIDESQF from the exons ATGCGGTCTGCTCTGATCCTTCTTCTGTGTGTCCTGGGAGCAGCCCTGTGGTCCGCCGCATTGGCCAACC ATGCAAATGTTCCTGAAGAATGCTGTTTCACGTTTAACACAAGAAAAATCCCCAGAGAATTCATCAGGGAATATGAAATGACCAGATCTGACTGCCCTAAGAGGGGAGTCAT ctTGGTCACAAAAAGGAGCAACCGCTTCTGTGCCAATCCAGGTGACCCTTGGATTGAGAAGATCATGAAGTACATCGATGAGAGTCAATTCTAG